The stretch of DNA TCAAGTCCAATGGCTGGTCAGAGGAATAAGCGTTCTCAGTCTGACTATACTGACAGTGGGAGGAATAAAAGGAGGAATTCTGGTGATGATAGAGACTTCACTATTGGGCCAGAAGATACTGTATATAGATACCTGTGTCCTGGGAAGAAGATTGGAAGTATTATAGGGAGGGGAGGGGAGATTGTTAAGCAACTAAGGGTAGATACTAAATCAAAAATTAGGATTGGTGAGACAGTGCCAGGTTGTGACGAGCGTGTTGTCACTATCTACAGCTCAAGTGAAGAGAcaaatgattttgatgataatgatgatcgTGTTTGTCCAGCCCAGGATGCTCTCTTCAGGGTGCATGATAGGGTTGTTGCTGATGACTTAGCTGCTGGTGAGGATATGGAAGAAACCCCACAAATTACTGCTCGGCTTCTTGTACCATCAGATCAAATTGGATGTGTTATTGGGAAAGGTGGACAGATTGTTCAGAATATTCGTACTGAAACGGGAGCCCAAATTCGCATTTTAAAAGATAACCATTTACCTTCTTGTGCATTGAGCTCTGATGAACTTGTGCAGGTGACAAAACAAATGCTGTTGAGTTTTTCTTCTGCTTGTGACTGTTATAGTGCAAttattctcattttatttattaaaagaagTGTCACATGAGCAGTTGCAAATAGTACTATGGTATCATTTCTTATGTACAGCATTTGAcactattttaaatttcatgtgGATAAGAAGAatgattttaacaaattttccaTGGAGATGTATAAGAGTATTTTCCCTTCTTTAATTCTAAGTATTGGCAATATGATACAAGGGAGCATGTTAGCtctccttttatttatttatttagtttacaacagcaatttctcttcttttactCTTATTGTTCAGAATATAATATACGATGGAGTggctcttattttatttattgacttACACCTGTTtactttttaaataagaaattagtaTTAATGTAGTTATTATTACTGAGTTGATTTAGCACTGCTGCCATactatatttttgtcatttaatttgagttttgatgCATTGGTTATTTCAATAGGTATATATTTTTGGATTATCATAGTTGAaggttatttttatcattttttatttttttttgtcaagatATCTGGGGAGCCACAAGTTGTGAGGAAGGCTCTTTATCAACTCACATCTCGTCTTCATGATAATCCATCTCGGTCCCAACACTTGCTCGCCTCTTCTTTACCTGGTGCATATGCTTCTGGCGGTTCACTTATGGGTCCAACTGCTGGTGCCCCAATCATGGGTTTGGCTCCACTAGTAAGTCCTTACGGAGGATACAAAGGTGACAGTGGAGACTGGTCACGCTCATTTTACTCAGCTTCGAGGGATGAGACATCTTCAAAGGAATTTTCTCTTCGATTGATTTGTCCTACTTCAAATATTGGTGGTGTGATTGGCAAGGGTGGTGCCATAATCAATCAAATTAGGCAAGAGTCTGGAGCTTCCATCAAAGTTGATAGTTCAGCTACCGAGGGAGATGATTGTATAATATCTATTTCAGCGAAAGAGGTTAGAATTTAGGTGTTCTATCTGGACTGTTTACCCATGTTTAGGATCTTCCAGTGAATGATAtccatatattttctatttcagtTCTTTGAAGACACATTCTCTCCGGCTATTGACGCAGCAATACGCTTGCAACCTAGGTGCAGTGAAAAAGTTGAAAGAGATTCAGGTCTCATCTCTTTCACAACACGTCTGCTAGTTCCAACCTCTAGGATTGGCTGCCTCATCGGGAAAGGTGGAGCTATAATTACTGAAATGAGGAGGGCCACCAAAGCTAATATTCGCATACTTTCGAAGGAAAATCTGCCCAAAATTGCAGCTGAGGACGATGAGATGGTGCAGGTAAAGGAGTCATTGAGAATGAGGTCACTTAATTTTGTGGAGATTGCATCATTTCTTGCATTCCTTGGCGTTgatagttttctttctttcttctggtCTGGTGGTGGTTTACAGTCCTTATAAGTTTAACtatttttccatttcctttatgTTAGatatctggagatcttgatgTGGCAAAGGACGCTCTCATTCAAGTAACTTCACGGTTGAGGGCTAATCTTTTTGATAGGGAGGGAGCTGTTTCTGCACTTGTGCCAGTTCTTCCTTACCTTCCGATGCCTACAGATGCTTCAGATGGTCCAAAATATGAA from Diospyros lotus cultivar Yz01 chromosome 6, ASM1463336v1, whole genome shotgun sequence encodes:
- the LOC127805037 gene encoding KH domain-containing protein At4g18375; translation: MAGQRNKRSQSDYTDSGRNKRRNSGDDRDFTIGPEDTVYRYLCPGKKIGSIIGRGGEIVKQLRVDTKSKIRIGETVPGCDERVVTIYSSSEETNDFDDNDDRVCPAQDALFRVHDRVVADDLAAGEDMEETPQITARLLVPSDQIGCVIGKGGQIVQNIRTETGAQIRILKDNHLPSCALSSDELVQISGEPQVVRKALYQLTSRLHDNPSRSQHLLASSLPGAYASGGSLMGPTAGAPIMGLAPLVSPYGGYKGDSGDWSRSFYSASRDETSSKEFSLRLICPTSNIGGVIGKGGAIINQIRQESGASIKVDSSATEGDDCIISISAKEFFEDTFSPAIDAAIRLQPRCSEKVERDSGLISFTTRLLVPTSRIGCLIGKGGAIITEMRRATKANIRILSKENLPKIAAEDDEMVQISGDLDVAKDALIQVTSRLRANLFDREGAVSALVPVLPYLPMPTDASDGPKYESRDGKRLGRGHSYSSGYGGSRDLPAIDGYASYGGLQSGGSAVGYGAYGGYPSGRSTGSSGLSGQSSVSRRKNYGY